Proteins from one Loktanella sp. M215 genomic window:
- a CDS encoding LysE family translocator, with amino-acid sequence MTHVTLFLLIQFAFASSITPGPNNLMLMASGANYGMRRTIPHMLGVSLGHAFMVLMIGLVLLRAFAAFPILNTLLTIGATVYMTWLAWKIATAVPPEARAVEGRPFTFLQAAAFQWVNPKAWVMGITAITAFAPQDWSVFAGSLLVAGVFLCTNLPSITVWAALGVQVRRFLGTSQRLRIFNVTMAVLLIASLYPMLVH; translated from the coding sequence ATGACCCACGTCACCCTCTTCCTGCTGATCCAGTTCGCCTTCGCCAGCTCGATCACCCCCGGCCCCAACAACCTGATGCTGATGGCGTCCGGGGCCAACTACGGCATGCGCCGCACGATCCCGCACATGCTGGGCGTCAGCCTCGGCCATGCCTTCATGGTGCTGATGATCGGCCTCGTGCTCTTGCGCGCCTTCGCGGCGTTTCCGATCCTCAACACCCTCCTGACCATCGGCGCGACCGTCTACATGACCTGGCTCGCCTGGAAGATCGCGACCGCCGTCCCGCCAGAGGCGCGGGCGGTCGAGGGTCGCCCCTTCACCTTCCTGCAGGCCGCAGCCTTCCAATGGGTCAATCCCAAGGCCTGGGTCATGGGCATCACCGCGATCACCGCTTTCGCACCGCAGGACTGGTCCGTCTTCGCAGGCTCACTGCTGGTCGCAGGCGTCTTCCTCTGCACCAATTTGCCCAGCATAACCGTCTGGGCCGCCCTCGGCGTGCAGGTCCGGCGTTTTCTCGGCACGTCACAGCGGCTGCGAATCTTCAACGTGACAATGGCGGTGCTGCTGATCGCCTCGCTCTACCCGATGCTGGTCCACTGA